TTGGATGATGAAACGAGGAGGGAGAGCCTCGCTGTGGTTTCCATGGATAAAGCCTAAAGAGTGCGCTGGGATACCAACTGTAGTGTCGCTATAAACCGTGTGGAGTAATAAGATGATGTTTCATCTGTCTAGATGTTTATCCCTTTATTCTATTTTCCTACGTTGATTTCCAGTTAAGTGTAACAACATGCACATTAGCTATTAATTTTTTCGTCGAAATTTAAAATCTATGTGTCGTACTAATAATATAGAAATGGAtcattctttttggtttagttctgATGTGAAATTCAGTTTTTTGTTTCTCTTTCTGCAATTTACCTACCTTGGCGTCCTGTTGTATTGTAAGGACAAAAAACTCCCGCTATAACTGGATGAAAATCCTTTCTCTACAGTTTATCATTCCAATTTTTGCTTGCCTGATATGTCAGGATCACCTGGTTTGTTAAAGTTTTCTCACAAAATTTATTGGTGGTAGCCTGTGAGTCTTCGTTGTTTGCTGTTTATGTTGTTGTTCGCTTCGTTTTTTTCCTTTGCTTTTTAAATGGATATCATATATTCTTTTTTAATTGACAGGGACTTGGTCCACTCCGCTAACGCCAGAAACTATGGTTCCTTGAAGGAAGCACAATCTTATACATTTAAAAAGGTTGGTGGCGTTTAAGATTGTATTTAGTGATTACGACATGTGAGCTCTTCATTATTCAGTAAGATGTAAGAATGATCTCTTCATGATTAAGATGATTACGAAATATTTAAAATGTACCTATGATCTTTTCATTATTCATATTTGCAGATTTTTCGTTTAAGTTGGTCAATGAGCTCTTCCATGTTTTATGGATCGATGGATATGACTTTTAAGTGTCATTTCTCTTAAATCTGGAGGTTTGGGGTGAGCATGAGAATCCTTTGTTTCAATATAGATGCTCAGAACAAAACTCCGGATCTCTTTGGCtattctttgggtaatttgtttCCTGTATTTTTTGttacattgaagaagaagaagtgttagATAAGTTTCTTTTAGAGTTCTTGGAGATAAAACGGGAATGTGAAATTTGAATGTCTTGCTATTGGTTGACAATTTGCTTGGGGAAATCTCTGCTCAGGTTTGTCGATTCCTGTTTCTATTTCTCTTATAGGTTTTTGTTTGGTCACTGCCTTTTGAATTTTTACAAGTGATTGGTATAATTTGTTCATGTGGTCATGTTTACCCCTTTCTTTCTCGGTAGCAAGTTTTATGTTCAATTGTGTTACTATGACTTCTCATTATAGATTCGTATCAATCAGATTCGCATCAATCAGAGGTCTGTATGATATTCTTTTATTTGTAACCAAAAATACCTTAGAGTTttccaatatttttttttgtacccCCAATAACATTTTTAAAAGACTAAACCGAGCACACAAACATTACACATCGCAGTATGCACTTTCACAGTGTTCACAGTGGATAGATGGAAGTCATCTGTATCAATTTGGAGCCCAGGGACCTGAATTCCTCCAAACTACGTATAAATAAGGTTCTTTAAATGAATTTTTATATCCTAAGCTGGGCGAGGCAAAGCTGATCCACATAAAATCGAAAATCCTCAGCATGCATCTGGACGAGGCGAGGCGAAGCCTAatcacaccaaattaaaaaaccTAAGCATGCATCGAGACGAGGCGAAACCGATCCACACTAAATCAAGAATCCTAAGcaatggggcgaggcgaagccaaatcacaccaaatcaaaaaaatcctaagcatgcatcgggacgaggcgaagccgagccacaccaaatcaaaaatgcatcgagacgaggcgaagccgatccacactaaatcaaaaatcctaagcaatggggcgaggcgaagccaaatcacacaaaatcaaaaaaatcctaagcatgggcgaggcgaagccaaatcacacaaaatcaaaaaaatcctaagcatgcatcgggacgaggcgaagccgagccacaccaaatcaaaaatcctaaacgacggggcgaggcgaagccgagccacaccaaatcaaaaatgcatcgcaaCATGGCGGTGGAAAACCCCGTGACACCAAATAAAAATTGCGCGACAAGGACGAGGCGAAACCATATCACACGAAACcgaaaatatggttaaaagaaaacAAATGACGTTTGATTGTTTCTGGATCGGTGCGTAGCACGGACACAAAATCTAGTAATCATGATTGGTGGATCTCTGAATTGGTATAATTTCCTTTTTAAGTATAACGAAAACTTTCTGATAAACCCAAAAGAGCTCCAACTTTCGCAATTACCCCTTGTAAAGTTCTAGAACATAGATATCAGTTTTTGGTTATTTATTCGAGAAGTGAAGTCCGTCAAAACTCCAGAACCTTCTTCTTAAAACCCTAATAAAAACTTCTGAGTATCACAAACTTAATCACATAGTTCCAGTGGTGCTAAgcagagaaaagaagaaatggCAGAAGAATTAACGCTAGACTTGGAAGAGCTTCACCACCTTCAAAGTATAGCTAAGAGGTCTCGAATTCTCTCTATGATCTCTTCCGAAATTCGCAACCTAGAGACAGAAAAGGTATTCTCTATGCCTCGTTTTTGTTCCCAGTTTTTGTTTTTCTGTGTGTTTGATGAGTTGATTCTTAAGAAATGACTTAAGTTTCGATTGGTTTTAATAAGTTACTTAAGTTAAATTTGATTATTCAGTTTGAGGTTTAGGTTTTCAGGAACCTTTGGATCCTTCCACGTTCCCTGCTGAAATCATGTTTAATGTTATAAAACCCTTTAAATGATCTTTTTTAGTCACTTGCTCATTTTGGTCGATCGTGCACAGTTGGTGATTTAGACGAATAACAATTATTGATCCTCTATTAGAGTGACAAAGAGAAATTTTAGTATTAAGTGGACAGACTCACTCGGTGGACTGCGGTGATTACGAATCGGTGATAAAACTGAGGAAATAAGTATAGGAGCACTTGGGTAGTTTACTGCCTAGCCACTAGCCATGAAAAGGGGGAAGAAGAATTACCAATGCTGAAGTTTTGGATGTTAATTAGGAATTACAGTAGGTGTACATTTTCTTGTCCACCATCATAACTTGCTTGCACAAGGGTAGCGTTACACTGACGAGTGGGCTCCCGATTGAAATCCCGACTGGACATCCAGCGGGCAGGAGGGTAGTGCTCCTAGCATCTAGATATGTGCGGGCAAATGGGCCCCACTGCTTGTCTCAGTCGGGATTTGCTGTCGGGACTTCAAACCGGTAAGTCTGTCATTTCTGCTTGCACAAAATCCTTTGATTTAGCTTCTGTTAATGGATGGACGTAGCTTGTTAACCCTGAACTGCCACAAGCTTTCAACAATATTGAGTGTACATAGAGCATCTAAGAACAGTCATGCAACAATTTCAATAGCTAACCGTAGTTTCTAAATGTGACCTTTGAAGTGAACAAGTGCTGAATGTCACACCAACCTGGCATGTAAATTTCTTGTAGATATGAATATTTCCAAATTCGATTTGAGTGAAAATAATCATTTTGTTCGTCTGTTCATCTTGAGTTGTGCCTGGAACATGGAATCCAGTCTGTATCTGGTTTACATGTGTGTTGGTACATGTCAGGGCATGAACATGCTTCAGGAAGTTTTTTTTCTGACCAATGGCTTTAGACAGTATTGGATGATCTGAATGCAGTATGTGTTAACTTCATCATAGTCTGTGACTTTCTATAATGTGGTAAGAACAGCTTCCTGACAACAATACTGAAGAGATCACCTGATTCACAGTTTCACGATACTATAATTCAACCAATGAAGCTTATGTTGCAAGTACGGAGAGCTTATTCCTATTTTTGCTTACTTTCTCGCTCTCTGTATCTTTTTAGCAGCTCTTGAAGGATGTTGACTCACAACCTACTGCACAAACTTCAGATCCTGCTCCAACTCCAATTCCAACTCCAGCTGCTCCAgctccaactccaactccaactccagctGCTCCAGCTCCAACTCTTTTGGCTAAGGGTTTATCAATTCCTGCATTGAACTATGCCACTCTTAGTTCATTCAGTTGGGATCAAGATGATGAGAAAGTCAAGGTATGTCAAACTCTGTTCATTTGCAATTGCTAATTCTTGGGTTAAAAAATGGGTTTTTATCAATTGTGGTTTTCAATTATGTCCTCAGGTGGGTGTATGGATATCTGAGGTTTAATTGATTTTGATGGGTTTCGATTCTTCAAGACATTCTCTGCCAACTATTAACTCTTTCTTGTTGTACCAACTAAGTCTTATGCTTATATTTCATTTAGTGGACCACGCAAATGTTAATGGGAAAAGCTGTGTTCTTCAGATCTATGTCTCTTTAGAGggtgttgatcaagagaaagtCGAGACCATATTCAAGAAAATGTCTGTAGATCTAAAATTCCATGACGTACAAGGAAAACATTACCGGTGCGCAATACCAAAATTGAACAAGGAAATTGTGCCTGAGAAATCTAAGGTGTTGGTTAAGCCTAAAAGAGTTGTCGTCACTTTGTATAAAGCTTCTAAAGGGAACTGGTta
This is a stretch of genomic DNA from Papaver somniferum cultivar HN1 chromosome 1, ASM357369v1, whole genome shotgun sequence. It encodes these proteins:
- the LOC113295513 gene encoding calcyclin-binding protein-like isoform X2, yielding MAEELTLDLEELHHLQSIAKRSRILSMISSEIRNLETEKLLKDVDSQPTAQTSDPAPTPIPTPAAPAPTPTPTPAAPAPTLLAKGLSIPALNYATLSSFSWDQDDEKVKIYVSLEGVDQEKVETIFKKMSVDLKFHDVQGKHYRCAIPKLNKEIVPEKSKVLVKPKRVVVTLYKASKGNWLDLHFKEDKLKLGLEKERDPMAGIMDLMKNMYEEGDEDMKRTIAKAWTDARSGKSADPMNAYR
- the LOC113295513 gene encoding calcyclin-binding protein-like isoform X1; the protein is MAEELTLDLEELHHLQSIAKRSRILSMISSEIRNLETEKQLLKDVDSQPTAQTSDPAPTPIPTPAAPAPTPTPTPAAPAPTLLAKGLSIPALNYATLSSFSWDQDDEKVKIYVSLEGVDQEKVETIFKKMSVDLKFHDVQGKHYRCAIPKLNKEIVPEKSKVLVKPKRVVVTLYKASKGNWLDLHFKEDKLKLGLEKERDPMAGIMDLMKNMYEEGDEDMKRTIAKAWTDARSGKSADPMNAYR